Within the Opitutaceae bacterium TAV5 genome, the region GGAAATCGCCCGGGCCGGCCGGCTGGTGGCGTTGCGGCAGGCGGACGCGCCCGATGCGGACGCGGCTGCGGCCGTCGCAGTGGAAGCATTTGCCGGCGAGGTGACTTCGCTCGCGATCGAGCAGGACGGCCCGGTGCGCGCCGTGGTGAGGCTGGAGGGCAGTCATCGCAACGAGGCCGGGCGCGCGTGGCTGCCGTTTGTGGTGCGGCTGTATTTCCATGCGAGCGGCGAGACGGTGCGGATGGTGCACACGTTTATCTACGACGGGGACGAGCACCGGGATTTCATCCGCGGGCTGGGCATCCGGTTCGATGTGCCGCTGCGCGATGCGCCGCACGATCGCCATGTGCGCTTCACCGGCGAGGGCGCGGGGCTCTGGGCGGAGGCCGTGCGGGGCGTCACCGGCCTGCGGCGCGATCCCGGCAAGGAAGTGCGCGCCGCCCAGGTGGCCGGCCTGGCCACGCCGCCGCTCTCCGCCTGGGACAAGCGCGTGTCGTCGCGCCTCGACCTGATCCCGGCGTGGGGCGATTACACGCTGAGCCAGCTTTCCGCCGACGGTTTCGGGATTCGCAAGCGCACGAAACCGGGCCACGCCTGGATTCAGGCCGCCTCGGGCCGGCGCGCGTCCGGCCTCGCGTACCTCGGCGGACCCTCCGGCGGCTTCGCTTTCGGGCAGCGGTATTTCTGGCAACGTTACCCGGTGCAGATCGACATCCGCGGCGCGGCGCAGGAGGCGGGCGAGGCGGCGGAGGTCACGAACTGGCTCTGGTCGCCCGAAGCGCCCGCGATGGACCTGCGTTTTTACCACGACGGCCTCGGCATGGATACGCACGAAAAGGAACGCGAGGGGCTGGAGATCACCTACGAGGATTACGAAAAAGGCTTCGGCACGCCGCACGGCATCGCCCGCACCAGCGAACTTTTTTTCCACGCGCTGGAGGCGACGCCGCCGCGCGGGCGTTTCCCGGAACTGGCCGCCGCGCTCGTGCAGCCGGGCGTGATCGCCGCCGCACCGGCGCACCTGCGCGCCGCGGGCGTTTTTGGCGACTGGAGTCTGCCCGACCGCTCCGCGCCGGAAAAGGCGCGTCTCGAGGACCAGCTCGACCACCTCTTCGCTCTCTATGCCAGGCAGGTCGAGCAGCGCCGCTGGTACGGCTTCTGGGACCACGGCGACGTGATGCACACCTACGACCGCGACCGCCACGAATGGCGTTACGACGTGGGCGGCTACGCGTGGGACAACTCCGAGCTCTCGCCCGATCTCTGGCTCTGGTACACCTTCCTGCGCTCGGGCCGGGCGGACGTTTTCCGCCTCGCCGAGGCGATGACCCGCCACACCGGCGAAGTGGACGTGTATCACCTCGGCCGGTTCCGGGGGCTGGGCACGCGGCACAACGTGCAACACTGGGGTTGCTCGGCCAAGCAGCTGCGGATCAGCACGGCGGTGTATCGGCGTTTTTACTACTACCTGACCGCCGACGAGCGCACCGGCGACCTGCTGCACGAACTGGTCGATGCCGACGAGGCGTTCCTGACGCTCGATCCTCTCCGCAAAATCCGGAAGGAGCCGATCCCGCCGCCGGCGCGCTCCGCCGTGAGCGTGGGTTTCGGCACCGACTGGGGCTCGCTGGCCGCGGCCTGGCTGACGGAGTGGGAGCGCACGGGCGACACGCGGGCGCGCGACAAGCTGCTGGCGGGCATGCGCACCATCGCCGCACAGCCGACCGGGTTTTTGGCGGGCGGCGGAAGTTTCAATCTGGATACGGGCGAGTTTGCGGTGGAGACGGAGGCGCGGATTTCCGTGTCGCACCTCAATGCGGTTTTCGGCCTTGCGGAGATTTGTTCCGAGCTGGTTTCGCTCGTGGACGTGCCGGCCTTCCGCGAGGCGTGGTTGCGGTATTGCCGGCTTTACAATGCAAGCGCCGACGAGCAGCGAGCGGCTCTCGGCCGCGACCTCGGCAGACTGAACCTGCGCGAATCACATGCGCGTCTCACGGCCTGGGCGGCGCGGAGTACGGCCGACCCGGATTTGGCGGCGCGGGCATGGCAGGAGTTTTACAGTGGCCGCTCCGGTCTCGGCGTACACGACGACTTGCATCCGCGCGCGATTGTCGGCCCGGCGGTGCTCAATCCGGTGGAGGAGAGTTTCGGCCTCGGCACCAACGCCACCGCCCAGTGGGGTCTCGCGGCCATCCAGTGTCTCGCCCTCGTCGGCGACCGGATGCCGGCAGGCGTGGAGCCGGCCCCGACAGACGCGCCTGGATGACAAATCCGCTTTTCGTATCCCCCGTGCGCTCGCTCCGCCTGTTCCGGCTTCCCTCGTCCGAAGGCGGCCGGAACAGGTCGACGCGGGGAATGCTCCCTGTCATGCCATCACTTCGTCCTGATTTCCTTAACCGGCACCGGTCGCTCCCTTGAAACGGCTTTTCCTTTTGTTCGCCTTCCTTCTCGCGTTGTCCTGCGGCGCGCAGGATTCGCCGTGGGAACTGGCCGCGCGTTTCGATTTCAACGCCGCCCGGCAGGCGCTCCGCCAGGCGGCCGGGACCGGCGTCGAAAGTGCCGACGCCGCCGAAACGCGCGAATTGCTCCAGGCTGCCGTGCTGCTCGGCGTGCAGCCGCGCACGGAGGACAACGTCCGCCAGGCGCTGGCCGGTGTGCGCGCGCTTTCCGCGCGCCCGGGCATCTCCGAAGACACCTTCGTGGCCGCCCGCTACCTTGAGGCGCGGATTCTCGGCCTCCACCTCGAACCGCGCGACGGCGCGGGCGCGCGGACGATCCATGCCGATCTGCTGGAACACCACCGCGCCCATCCGCTCGCGCAGCAGGGCGCGGCGACGCTGGCGCTGGGGCTTTTGTATGACAACGCGCAGGCGGAGCGGCCGGAGCGGCTGGCGGCGGCGGAGGCGCTGCTCGCCCGGGTCACATCGCCCGAGGCGGAGCGCGACCTGCGTTACGTGATCGGCCATGCCCGGCTGCGTTGGGGGCTGGGGATCGGGGAGGCATCGGCACATCTGGAGCAGGCGGCGCAGATCGGGTTTCACCAGCAGCAGCGGCAGGCGTCGCTTTACGTGACGCTGGGGCAACTGGCCGAGGAGCGGGGCGACCTGGCGCTGGCCCGGGAGAGTTACCGGAAATTCCTGCAACTGGCCCGGCGCGATACGCGCGTGCATGCGATCGGCGAGCGGCTGGCCGCGCTGGAAGGCAAGCCGGGAGGTGAGGCGGATGGCGATTCATCCGGAGTTTCAACACCCGTCGGCCCGCTGGCGGGCGGAAAGGAGGCGCATCGGTGAAAAGCAGGCTCGTACCCTTTGTCGGCCTGGCGCTGCTGGCGGCGGTTTTTGTGCTCGCGAGCTGGCAGCAGATGCGGCGCACGCGGGAGCGGACCGATCCCGGCGTGAGGGAGATTCACCTCGGTCATTTTATGATCCACGCGGGCATGCGCGAGGGGCTCGACGAGGTCATCGCCGCCTACGAAAACCTCAACCCGGGCGTGCGTGTGAAACAGGACGCCGTGCCGCTCCGGGCGTGGTCGGCCTGGCAGCGCGCGCAGTGGGCGGGCGGCACCACGCCGGATATCATGCAGATCGGCAAGGACACAGGCGACCTGGAGCTGGGCCGCTATTACCTCGCACTCTCTCCCTGGGTGGAATCACCCAACCCCTACAACCGTGGCACGCCGCTGGAAGGTATCCCTTGGCGGGATACGTTCGTGGACGGGCTGAGCGGAGGCACGGGCTACTCGGCGGCGCTGGGCGACTCGTACGGCATCCCGTCGCAGGTGAACACGCTGCGCCTTTTTTACAACCGCAGTCTCCTCCGCGCCGTGACCGGCCGCGACAAACCGCCGGCGACGTTCGCGGCGTTGCTGGAGGTCGGGCGGGCGGCGCAGGCGTGGTCGGCGGACCGGGCAGGGGAGGGCGCCGGCCCGGACGGGCGGCGGGCCATCGTGCCGCTGGCCGCGAGCGGACCATACGCGGGGTTTTTGTTCGATTTCCTCTCGCAGAGTTTCACCGGCGAACTGGCGCGCCCGTTCACGCCGTCGCGGACGCTGCGGCCGGAAATGACCGACGTGGCGCGCGCGGCGCTGGAGGGGCGCTGGTCGCTGGACGATCCGCCGGTGCGCCGGTTGCTGGAGGCGTGGGCCGAGGTGGCCGCGCTGTGCCCGCCGGGCTACCTGACGCAGGAGCGCGAGGACGCGCAGTTTACCTTCGTGACGGGGCGTTCGCTGTTTCTCGTCGCGGGAAGCTGGGACAACGCCGGGGTGCTCCAGGAAGCGGGTTTCCCGGTCGGCGTGGCGCGGTTTCCCTTCCCCGGACGCGGCGAGGGCTACTGGGGCGAGTTTTCGTCGGGACCGTATTCGGAAGCCAATGCCGGCTTCGGCGCGGAGCTGGCGGTGGCGCGGACCTCGGCGCATCCGGAACTGGCGATCGATTTCCTGCGCTACCTGACGAGTTACGAGGCGAGCCGCCGGCTCACGATCCGCAGTCGCCGGTTGCCGGCGATCGTCGGGGTGCCGGTGCCGGAGGAGATGGAGCCGTTCCTGCCGCGCACGGATGGTGCGGCGGCGGGTTTTTCGGTGGTCATGAACGGCCTGCCGGGCGGCAACACCGCCCTCTTGATGAAGCAGCAGTTTTACCGGCTGGTGAATCGCGGCGGCGAACCCGGCGACGGCGCGGCGGCGGTGGAGACGTTCGTGGCGGCGGTGCGACCGGGCTGGGAGCCTGCGTTGCGGCGCGATCTCGCCCGGGCGACGCAGGCGCGTCTGCCGACGCTGCGCGCGGCGGACGTGCGGGTGGCCTTTGCCGCCACGGACGAAAGGACCGCCACCGGCGAACGCGCGGAGCGGATCGCCGAACTGCGCGAGGCGATGCTCGACCAGGAGGCGGGCTGGTATCAGTTGCGCGAGGCGCCGTGAACCGCCAGGGTGGCATCGTCCCATGGCTGTCACGACCGGATTTCACGTTTCCGACGAGGTGCGGGCGCTCGGCGTCCGCGGTGTGTTCGTCCACCTCGCGGGGTTGACCAATCGCCGGAGCGATCCGGCCTTCGAGGCGTACAAGGCCGACCTCGCCAGGCGTCTGCGCGAGGTGTACGACGACGATTTTGTCGAAAACGATCCCGTGCTGGCCGGTTTCCGGACGCTGCACAAAAAGGTGGGTCGCTCGAACAAGCACTTCCCGGCGGCTTCCGAGGCGCTGGTGCGGCTGCTCCGCCGCAAGGGCATCATCCCCTCGATCAACCTGCTGGTGGACATCTACAACTGCGTGTCGCTGGAGACGCGCCTCGCACTGGGCGCCCACGATGTGACGCGAGTGGAGGGCGACATTGCGTTGCGGCTCACGGACGGGTCGGAGCGATTCGTCCCGCTCGGGGCGAGCGCGCCGGAGGTGGTGCCGGCGGGCGAATACGGTTACGTGGACGGCAGCAACGAGATCCTGTGCCGGCTCGACTACAAGCAGGTCGAGAAAACCCGGGTGACGGAAACGACGACGGAGGCGTTTTACATCCTGCAAGGCCACGCCGACACCTCCGGCGAAGTGCTGGAGGCGGCGCTGGCGAGGCTGCTGGAACTGACTTTTGCTCACTGCGGCGGGACAACCGTAACCGTCTGGCGGGAGTCCGGCAGCGGAACGGCTTGATCACGTCGCTCCGGCCCGGAGTACCGGGTATTTATGGTCGCTAGCCACAAATACCGATTTTTGGAATATACCGGTGCCAGTCGATCATTAATATTCTGGTTTTGAGGGAATACTCCCGCACTTGAGTAGTATGATTACCATCTTATTATCAGGTTGATGAAGCCTGATCCGAATCAAGGAATCCGGTTTTTATGGTGAGCGGAAATGTCAATTCGGAGAGCGGTGCGTGTCCTTTACCGGCGCATAGATTAGTGTTTTGGTATGGATAGTAGATAAATGAGGTATGGGCGCAGGGCAGATGACAGGAATCTTTCTTCCGGAAACAAGCGGTGAACGGTGCCTGAAGACGGGTTTCCCGAGCAGGGAGATACCGCCACATCCTGTCCATTCCGCTACCTCCCGGGCACCTTGGTCCGGATCCTCTTTTTAATCGCCTGCGTGACAACACGAGGCTCCCCCGGCCGCGCTCTGCGGAAAGCGGGGACTCCATGAAACAAAACATAACGTTGTCATTATGAAATCAGAAAATCGTACACGGTCTGGGCGCCACCCTCTGTCGTTCCGGGCCTTTTCTCTCGCGTTGGCTACACTCTCTTTCGTCGCTTCCGGTCTCTCCGCGCAGACGACCCTCACCTACGAGGACGAACAGACCCGATCCGACGGCATCGACACGACCGCGCCCAACGATCCGACGACGCTCCGGATCGACGAGGGCACTGCCACCCAAAGCGGTGTCATCAGCGGCAGCGGCGGCATCACCAAGACGGGCGAGGGCGAATTGAGGCTGACCTCGGGGGCCAACACTTACACAGGAGGCACCACGATCCAGGGTGGCATCCTGACGATCACCTCTGCCTGGAGCACGGCGCTGGGCTCGGGTACGCTGTACCTGGAGGGCGGCATACTGAATTCCACTTACGATACGGCACAGACCGTCACGAATGCCATTTCGGTTTCGGGCGCCAACACCATCAATTTCTATCGCCGGTCCAATGTACTCGCCAGCACAATTACCGGCGATTCCGACGCAGAACTCATCCTGTCGAACGGCAATGCGGTGGGCGCGGCGCTGACGTTCAACGGAGACCTTTCCGGCTACTCCGGGACGGTCACGCTGACCTCGGCCCGGGGCGGTTTCAATTACCGCTTCACGGAGAGCAGCAGTTATCTCTCCACCGGCAAGAACGCCGTCTGGAACATTGAGGGTGGCGCCGTGCTTTTCTACAACGGCAACACCAACGACGCCGACGGCGTGACGATCGAACTGGGTGCCCTCGAGGGCGCGGGTACATTGCGCGGCGGCACGACCGGCGGCAGTGGTGGTACAGGAACCATCAATATCAAGATCGGCAACCGGAACACCGACAGCACCTTTTCCGGCGTGATCGAGGATGGCGGCACTTCGACAAAACTCACCAAGGTCGGCACCGGCACGCTCACCCTTTCCGGGACCAACACCTACACCGGGGCCACCGTGGTCGAGGCGGGCGCGCTTCGCGTCGACGGCTCGATTGGCGCGGGTGATGTGACGGTTTCCTCCGGCGGCATCCTGACGGGCGCCGGCACGATCGGGGGTGCAACGACCATCGAGGCGGGCGGCATCCTCCTGGGCGGAGGCAGGACGCTCTCCTTCGCATCCAACCTGACGCTCGCCGGCACCACGCTCCTTTCCGTCCGCTCGACCGGCTACGACCGCGTGAGCGTGGCCGGCACGCTGACGTATGGCGGGGATCTGGACATCCTTTTCACGGATAGCATCGAGGCCGGCACTTACACGCTCTTCGAGACGATAGAGGCGGCGGTGATTCTCGGTTCGTTCACCTCGGTTTCGCTTGGAGGCGAGTCGCTGACCACCGTGTTTCTCACGAGCGCAGGCAACGGTGTTTGGTCGGGTGTGTTCCAGGGGCTGTCAGTGCTCCTTACCGAAAGCACGGGTGAATTGGTGGTCGGCGGCGCGGTCCCCGAACCCGCGACGGTGGCCGGGCTGATCGGGTGCGCCGGCTTGCTCTGCGCCCTGCTGGCCAGGCGTCGCGTAGCGGGAGCCCGCGGCTGAAACGGTTTTTTCGGAGTATAACAGAATTACAGGCAGAGAACATAAATGCGTAATATTATTTCAACTACATCCTCGCTGCATCGCTTTCGCCCGTCGCGGTTTCACGGCCCCCGGACGAAGGCTTTCACTCTCATCGAATTGCTGACGGTCGTGGCGATCATCGGCGTCCTCGCCGGGATTCTCATTCCGGTGGCGAGCAAGGTCAGGCAAACGGCGCGTGTCACGCAGTGCGCCTCGAACCTGCGGCAATGGGCGCAGGCAATCACGCTTTTTGCAAACGATAACAAGGGGTATTATGTGACCAAATACAAAGGAGCGGATAAAACCGTGTCGTGGGATGCCGCCAGCAACGAAATAGACAATCACCCCTACGTCCGCTACCTGTCAGGCACCCAGGTGCAGCAAAACTTTCGTACATGCCCGGCGGAGAAAAATGCCATCGACAAGCCTGTCTCCTATGCGCTGGCCCGGCCCCGGATCGGCTCGGGCAAGGCGAACGAGCAAGCGATCCCGTTCTACATGCATCCGGCGCCCTCGCAGTTCCTGTTGATGCTCGACCGCGATTCTTCGGCGGGCACCAAAGTTTTCAGCTCCCTCGATGATCTTGCGGAAAATGTGAAGCCGCTTTTCTCCAGCCCGAAAGATCGTCACGGCTCGGGGATCAACGCTGCGTTCGGCGATGGGCATGTCTCCCGGATCAAATGGGATGACATCGAGAAAAACGCTGACCGCTGGACCTCGCTGGATTGAATCCTCCCGATCATGATCAGATCCTCTGGCGCCGGGAACCGCAGACTGTTCCCGCGCCAGCTTTTTCCCCGATGGATGTGATGTCTTTCTGGCGACGTCTCCCGTCGCTTGCTGTCGGCCTCCTGCTGGCCACCGGCGAGGTTTCTCTCCTTGCCGCCGGTCCTGGCACCGGGGAAAACCTTGGTCGTGGCCTCGTGGCCGTCCGGACGGGAGACACGGAGGTTTACGTCGGCTGGCGGTTCCTCGACACCGACCCGGACGACGCCGGATTTAACCTATACCACTCTGTCAGTGGAGGGGCTCTCGTCAGGCTCAACGACACTCCGCTCGTCGCCACCACCGACTGGCACGGCACACTGCCGGAGAAGGCATTTTCGACAGGCATTTCCTGGTTCGTTCGCCCGGTGAGCGGCGGCGTCGAACAGCCCGCAAGCGCCCCCTTCGTCCTTCCCGCTCATGCGCCGGTGGAGCCTTTTCTCCGCATTCCGCTGGAGATTCCTCCCGCGGGGAAAATTCCGGCGGGCGAGAGCTACACCTATGCGGCCAACGACGTCTCCATCGGCGACCTCGACGGCGATGGCAGCTACGAGTTCGTCGTCAAGTGGGACCCTTCCAATGCGAAGGACAATTCGCAGGCCGGCATCACCGGCAACGTGTACCTTGACGGCGTCACCCTTGCCGGCCGCCGTCTCTGGCGCATCGACCTCGGGCGCAATATCCGGGCGGGCGCGCATTACACGCAGTTCATCGTTTACGATTTCGACGGCGATGGCCGTGCCGAACTCGCCGTCAAGACTGCTCCCGGCACTCTCGACGGCCGTGGCCGGCCGGTCCTGCTGCCCGGAGACCGCGCCGATGCCGATTATCGTAACGAGGCCGGCTATATCCTTTCCGGTCCGGAATACCTGACCGTTTTCGACGGCCTCACCGGCGGCGCGCTCGCCACCGTTCCGTGGGTGGTGCCGCGGCATCCGGCGACCCGCAATCCCTCGCCCGATCAGCTCAAGGCGGTGTGGGGCGACGGTTACGGCAATCGTGTGGATCGTTTCCTCGCCGGGCTCGCATGGCTCGACGGCGAGCGACCCTCGTTCATCATGGCGCGTGGCTACTACACGCGCACCGCCGTGGCCGCGTGGGACTGGCGCGGCGGGCGCCTCTCCCGCCGCTGGCTTTTCGACACGCTCGGCCATCCCGAATTCTCCCGCTACGCCGGCCAAGGCAACCACCAGCTTTCCGTGGCCGATGTCGATAGCGACGGCCGTCAGGAAATCGTCTACGGGTCCATGGCGATCAACGCCGACGGCACCGGACGCTACGCCACCGGCCTCGGTCATGGAGACGCTCTCCACGTCGGCAAGTTCGATCGAACCCGTCCCGGCCTCCAGGTTTACGCGGTCCACGAAAACATTGCCGGCAATGGCGGCACCGGCACCACCTTTCGAGACGCCGCCACGGGTGAGGTTCTCTGGTCCACTCCAGCCACCCGCGACGTCGGACGCGGCGTCATCATGGATATCGATCCCCGCCATCCCGGCGCCGAGGCGTGGGCGACCAACAACGGTAACATCTATTCGGCGGCCGGCGAGGTGATCGCTCAAAAACCGAAAAAAATGCCGGTCAACTTCGGCGTCTGGTGGGATGCCGACCCGCTGCGCGAACTCCTCGATGGCACGACAATCAGCAAATGGGATCCGGTCGCCTCGCGCCTTTCTGTCCTGCTCGACACCTCGGTTTGGGGCGCGGCGGCCAACAACGGCACCAAGGCCACGCCGGCCTTTGCCGGCGACATCCTCGGCGACTGGCGCGAGGAGGTCGTCTGGCGCAACACCGGCAGCACCGCGCTCCTGCTCTTCACGACGACCCTGCCCGCCGCCGGCCGCCTGCGCACGTTTCTCCAGGATCGCCAGTATCGGGCCGCGCTCGCCGGGCAGAATGTCGGCTACAACCAGCCGCCGCATCCTTCCTTCTTCGTCGGTCATGGCATGGAAAATCCGCAGGAGCCTTTCGTGGAAAATACACGGAAAAATGAAAAATAGTATTCGTAATTTGGTTACATGGGCGATGGTATCTCTGCTCGTCCAGACGGCGGCGTGCGCGATGGCAGGCACCCCCGTTTCTGTTCCGGCTCCTGCTCCCGTCATACTTGACGAGCAGGCGGACCGGGTGGTGTTGGCCAACGGCATCATCTCGGCGACCATCGCACGCCGCACAGGCGAATTGCTGGAGCTTCGATACCGGGGACAGTCCGTGCTGTCGCAGCCGGCGTATCTTGACTGGCACGACGGACAGAGTCGCCGCCTTTCCGATGTGAGGCTGGAGGTGCATGCCGATCCGCGCTCCGGCCGCGACGGCCGCGCCGAAATCGCGCTGGTCCAGCTTTGGAAATCCGGGCAAGGCGGGGGGCCGGCATTCGATGTGACGCTGCACTACGCATTGCTGCCGGGCGAACCGGCGCTGCGGATATTTGCCGTCTTTTCGCATCCGGCTGTGTATCCGGAGGCGGCGTTTGCGCAGTCTCGTTTTGTGATGCGGCTGCGCGACGATCTTTTTGATACGATTTCGGTAGACGAAGAGCGCACGCATACCCTGCCGCCTGCCGCCACGCCGGTCGAGGCGCTCGGACCGAAAGAATCGCTGCGGTTCACGGACGGCCCGTGGAAGGGCAGGGTGACGGACAAGTATCACTATTTCACCGACGCCGGTGAGCATTTTGTGCACGGCTGGGCCGGTTCCGGCACGAAGCTCGGCTGCTGGATTCTTTACGGCAGCACGGAGGACCAGAACGGCGGGCCGACCAAACAGCACAACACCGCCCACTGGGAGCGCATTCTTCTGAAAATTCTCACCTGCGGGCACTACGGGGCGGCGGGCGTGAGCGTGCCGCAGGGCGAGGTGTGGGAAAAATTCTACGGTCCTTGGGCGATCTGGTTCAATGAAGGCGGCAATCCGCAAACGCTGCGGGCCGCCGCCGTGCGGCAGGCAGAGGCGGAGCGGGCGGCCTGGCCTCCGGCGTGGGTGGAGCACCCGGCGTTTCCGCCGGCCGCCGCGCGCGGCCGGGCTGAAGGCCGCCTCGTGGTGCGCGACTCGCAGGCGCCGGAGCAGACGGCTGCCGGCGCGTGGGTGGGCCTGGCCGCGCCGTCGCCGGACTGGCAGCAGCAGTCGACGGGTTACCAGTACTGGACGCGGGCCGACGCGGAGGGCCGGTTCGCGATCCCGGCGGTGCGCCCCGGGCGATATACGCTTTATGCATTCGTCGACGGTGTGCTCGGCGAATTCCGGCTCGATGGTGTGGAGGTGACCGCAGGTGCGACGGGCACAACCCGCCTGGGCGAACAGGTCTGGACGCCGGTGCGCTACGGGCGGCAGGCTTGGGAGATCGGCCGGCCGGACCGCACGGCGCGCGAGTTTCGCCACGGCGACGACCACCGGCAGTGGGGTCTGTGGCTCGCTTACCCGAAGGACTTTCCGGACGATGTGACCTACACGATCGGCGAGAGCGATCCGCGGCGTGACTGGAATTTTGCGCAGGTCACCCGCCAGCGCCCGGACGGTGCGTGGGCGGGCACGACCTGGCGGGTGAACTTCGACCTCGATTCGTCGCCGGCGAAAGGCGAAGCGGTGCTGCGGCTGGCTTTTGCCGGGGCGCACAACGCATCCTTGCGAGTGCGCGTCAATGGCAACGAGGTCGGCGAGAGCAACTGGTTTGGCAGAGACAACGCGGTGGCGCGGGCCGGGATTCACGGCCAGTATTCGGCACGGGATGTGAAGTTTGCGGCCACACGGCTGCACACCGGGCGCAATGTGCTGGAGCTCGAGCAGCAGGCGGGCGGCGCTCCGTTCCGGAA harbors:
- a CDS encoding lyase; the encoded protein is MHYALLPGEPALRIFAVFSHPAVYPEAAFAQSRFVMRLRDDLFDTISVDEERTHTLPPAATPVEALGPKESLRFTDGPWKGRVTDKYHYFTDAGEHFVHGWAGSGTKLGCWILYGSTEDQNGGPTKQHNTAHWERILLKILTCGHYGAAGVSVPQGEVWEKFYGPWAIWFNEGGNPQTLRAAAVRQAEAERAAWPPAWVEHPAFPPAAARGRAEGRLVVRDSQAPEQTAAGAWVGLAAPSPDWQQQSTGYQYWTRADAEGRFAIPAVRPGRYTLYAFVDGVLGEFRLDGVEVTAGATGTTRLGEQVWTPVRYGRQAWEIGRPDRTAREFRHGDDHRQWGLWLAYPKDFPDDVTYTIGESDPRRDWNFAQVTRQRPDGAWAGTTWRVNFDLDSSPAKGEAVLRLAFAGAHNASLRVRVNGNEVGESNWFGRDNAVARAGIHGQYSARDVKFAATRLHTGRNVLELEQQAGGAPFRNVMYDYLRLELPGE
- a CDS encoding sugar ABC transporter substrate-binding protein encodes the protein MKSRLVPFVGLALLAAVFVLASWQQMRRTRERTDPGVREIHLGHFMIHAGMREGLDEVIAAYENLNPGVRVKQDAVPLRAWSAWQRAQWAGGTTPDIMQIGKDTGDLELGRYYLALSPWVESPNPYNRGTPLEGIPWRDTFVDGLSGGTGYSAALGDSYGIPSQVNTLRLFYNRSLLRAVTGRDKPPATFAALLEVGRAAQAWSADRAGEGAGPDGRRAIVPLAASGPYAGFLFDFLSQSFTGELARPFTPSRTLRPEMTDVARAALEGRWSLDDPPVRRLLEAWAEVAALCPPGYLTQEREDAQFTFVTGRSLFLVAGSWDNAGVLQEAGFPVGVARFPFPGRGEGYWGEFSSGPYSEANAGFGAELAVARTSAHPELAIDFLRYLTSYEASRRLTIRSRRLPAIVGVPVPEEMEPFLPRTDGAAAGFSVVMNGLPGGNTALLMKQQFYRLVNRGGEPGDGAAAVETFVAAVRPGWEPALRRDLARATQARLPTLRAADVRVAFAATDERTATGERAERIAELREAMLDQEAGWYQLREAP
- a CDS encoding tRNA ligase, with the protein product MAVTTGFHVSDEVRALGVRGVFVHLAGLTNRRSDPAFEAYKADLARRLREVYDDDFVENDPVLAGFRTLHKKVGRSNKHFPAASEALVRLLRRKGIIPSINLLVDIYNCVSLETRLALGAHDVTRVEGDIALRLTDGSERFVPLGASAPEVVPAGEYGYVDGSNEILCRLDYKQVEKTRVTETTTEAFYILQGHADTSGEVLEAALARLLELTFAHCGGTTVTVWRESGSGTA
- a CDS encoding rhamnogalacturonate lyase, which translates into the protein MSFWRRLPSLAVGLLLATGEVSLLAAGPGTGENLGRGLVAVRTGDTEVYVGWRFLDTDPDDAGFNLYHSVSGGALVRLNDTPLVATTDWHGTLPEKAFSTGISWFVRPVSGGVEQPASAPFVLPAHAPVEPFLRIPLEIPPAGKIPAGESYTYAANDVSIGDLDGDGSYEFVVKWDPSNAKDNSQAGITGNVYLDGVTLAGRRLWRIDLGRNIRAGAHYTQFIVYDFDGDGRAELAVKTAPGTLDGRGRPVLLPGDRADADYRNEAGYILSGPEYLTVFDGLTGGALATVPWVVPRHPATRNPSPDQLKAVWGDGYGNRVDRFLAGLAWLDGERPSFIMARGYYTRTAVAAWDWRGGRLSRRWLFDTLGHPEFSRYAGQGNHQLSVADVDSDGRQEIVYGSMAINADGTGRYATGLGHGDALHVGKFDRTRPGLQVYAVHENIAGNGGTGTTFRDAATGEVLWSTPATRDVGRGVIMDIDPRHPGAEAWATNNGNIYSAAGEVIAQKPKKMPVNFGVWWDADPLRELLDGTTISKWDPVASRLSVLLDTSVWGAAANNGTKATPAFAGDILGDWREEVVWRNTGSTALLLFTTTLPAAGRLRTFLQDRQYRAALAGQNVGYNQPPHPSFFVGHGMENPQEPFVENTRKNEK